Proteins from a genomic interval of Deltaproteobacteria bacterium:
- a CDS encoding AAA family ATPase produces the protein MLKTFPIVCVLGPRQCGKTTFIRSALTGWEYLDLEKPSDLARVSQDPQDALNRLQRHFILDEAQQCPEL, from the coding sequence TTGTTGAAAACCTTTCCCATCGTCTGTGTCCTCGGACCGCGGCAATGCGGCAAGACCACCTTCATCAGGTCCGCCCTGACCGGCTGGGAATACCTGGATCTGGAAAAGCCGTCCGATCTGGCGCGGGTTTCCCAGGATCCTCAGGATGCCCTCAACAGATTGCAAAGGCATTTCATCCTCGATGAGGCACAACAATGCCCCGAACTCTT
- the polA gene encoding DNA polymerase I: protein MPKSETLYLIDGSSYIYRAFYAIRNLSNSQGMPTNAVYGFTRMLMKVIAEKKPDYVAVAFDAKGPTFRHEFYPEYKANRPTMPEELQPQIPYIKRMVEGFAIPSIEREGVEADDLLGTLARIGEEKGLEVVLVSGDKDLLQLVTPKVRVYDTMKEKVFREEEVKEKFGVEPARVIEVMALMGDSSDNVPGIPGVGPKTAVKLIQQYHDVEGVLAEAGSIRGKMGEKIRENAELARISRKLVTIDTALPVDLDLNAFRYTEPKLEDLMDLLRELEFTTLLQEFSGGGKRKQKEYRTILDRKDLDTFLARIRKEKEVSFDLETTALDPMRAKIVGVSFSVQEDEGVYVPVAHTVDAPQQLSLQEVLETLAPLLTDPSIRKIGQNIKYDLLVLANAGVELSGIYFDTMVASYLINPSRTTHNLNDLALTYLNHKMITYKEVTGTGKKAIGFAEVPVEQATDYAAEDAEITYTLYQRLEPMLSENNLETLFHEIEMPLIPVLARMERAGVKVDADFLASMSGEIRTDLDRLITKIYDLAGEEFNINSTQQLARILFEKQGIKPIKKTKTGYSTNMEVLQQLAGEHELPREILEYRSLAKLKSTYIDALPRLIHPETGRVHTSFNQTVTATGRLSSSDPNLQNIPIRTPLGKKIREAFVAEPGHMLVSADYSQVELRILAHLSGDPTLIDAFQKNEDIHTRTAAEIFDLPPERVTEEMRRDAKTVNFGIIYGMGRYGLSRQLEIPVYEAERYIESYFARYPGVKAYQDRLLEEARKTGYVTTLMNRRRPIPELAGSNKNRIAMGERTAINTPIQGSAADIIKVAMIRIDETLRREKMQARMILQIHDELILEVPENELDRAGTMLREGMEGVVNLKVPLRVDLGVGKNWRDAH, encoded by the coding sequence ATGCCGAAGTCTGAAACCCTCTACCTGATCGACGGGAGTTCCTACATCTACCGCGCTTTCTACGCCATCCGGAATCTCTCCAATTCGCAGGGAATGCCGACGAACGCCGTCTACGGCTTTACCCGGATGCTGATGAAGGTGATTGCCGAGAAGAAGCCCGACTATGTAGCCGTTGCCTTTGATGCGAAGGGCCCCACCTTTCGACACGAGTTCTATCCCGAGTACAAGGCGAACCGCCCGACCATGCCCGAAGAGCTGCAACCCCAGATCCCTTATATCAAAAGGATGGTGGAAGGGTTTGCCATCCCTTCCATCGAGCGGGAGGGGGTCGAGGCCGATGATCTCCTGGGAACCCTGGCCCGGATCGGAGAGGAAAAGGGACTGGAGGTGGTTCTCGTCTCCGGGGACAAAGACCTCCTCCAGCTGGTCACCCCGAAGGTCCGTGTCTACGATACGATGAAGGAAAAGGTCTTCCGTGAGGAGGAAGTAAAGGAAAAGTTCGGTGTGGAGCCTGCCCGGGTGATCGAGGTGATGGCCCTCATGGGGGATTCCTCGGACAATGTGCCGGGAATCCCGGGGGTCGGGCCGAAAACGGCGGTCAAGTTGATTCAACAATATCACGACGTGGAGGGAGTCCTGGCGGAGGCCGGATCGATCCGGGGGAAGATGGGGGAGAAGATCCGGGAGAATGCGGAATTGGCCCGGATCAGCCGGAAACTGGTCACCATCGACACCGCTCTGCCCGTCGATCTTGACCTCAATGCCTTCCGTTATACCGAACCGAAATTAGAAGATCTCATGGACCTCCTTCGCGAGCTGGAATTTACAACGCTCCTGCAGGAATTTTCCGGAGGGGGCAAGAGGAAGCAGAAGGAGTACCGGACGATCCTCGACCGGAAGGACCTCGACACCTTCCTGGCCCGCATCCGAAAGGAGAAGGAGGTCTCCTTTGATCTGGAAACGACGGCGCTTGATCCGATGCGGGCGAAGATCGTCGGGGTCTCATTCTCCGTACAGGAGGATGAGGGGGTCTATGTTCCGGTGGCCCATACCGTTGACGCACCACAACAACTTTCCCTGCAGGAGGTTCTGGAGACGCTGGCTCCTCTCCTGACCGATCCTTCCATCCGGAAGATCGGGCAGAACATCAAGTATGACCTGCTGGTCCTGGCAAATGCCGGGGTGGAGCTTTCCGGGATCTATTTCGACACCATGGTTGCCTCCTACCTGATCAACCCCTCCCGGACGACGCACAATCTGAACGATCTCGCCCTGACCTATCTTAATCACAAGATGATTACCTATAAAGAAGTGACCGGTACGGGAAAGAAGGCGATCGGTTTTGCCGAGGTCCCGGTCGAGCAGGCGACGGACTATGCCGCGGAGGACGCCGAGATCACCTACACCCTTTATCAGCGGCTGGAGCCGATGCTTTCCGAGAACAATCTTGAAACCCTCTTTCACGAGATCGAAATGCCGCTGATTCCCGTCCTGGCAAGGATGGAGCGGGCCGGGGTGAAGGTGGACGCCGATTTTTTGGCCTCCATGTCCGGTGAGATCCGAACGGATCTCGACCGCCTGATTACGAAGATCTATGATTTGGCCGGTGAGGAGTTCAACATCAACTCCACACAGCAGCTTGCCCGGATTCTCTTCGAAAAACAAGGGATCAAACCGATCAAGAAAACCAAGACCGGGTATTCGACCAACATGGAGGTCCTGCAACAGCTTGCCGGGGAACATGAACTGCCCCGAGAGATCCTGGAGTACCGATCCCTGGCCAAGTTGAAATCGACCTATATCGATGCACTGCCCAGGCTGATTCATCCCGAAACGGGCCGGGTCCATACCTCCTTCAACCAGACGGTGACGGCTACCGGGCGGCTTTCCAGCTCAGATCCGAATCTTCAGAACATCCCGATCCGGACCCCGCTCGGGAAAAAGATCCGGGAGGCCTTTGTCGCAGAGCCGGGGCATATGCTCGTCTCCGCCGACTACTCGCAGGTGGAGCTTCGGATCCTGGCCCATCTCTCGGGAGATCCGACCCTGATCGACGCCTTTCAAAAGAACGAGGATATCCATACAAGGACGGCGGCGGAGATCTTTGACCTTCCGCCGGAACGCGTAACGGAAGAGATGCGCCGGGATGCCAAGACGGTCAACTTCGGGATCATCTACGGTATGGGGCGGTACGGACTTTCCCGGCAGTTGGAGATCCCTGTCTACGAGGCGGAGCGATATATTGAAAGTTATTTTGCCCGTTATCCCGGTGTCAAGGCCTACCAGGACCGATTACTGGAAGAGGCCCGGAAGACCGGTTACGTGACCACTCTCATGAACCGCCGCCGGCCCATTCCGGAACTGGCCGGATCGAACAAAAACCGTATCGCCATGGGAGAACGGACGGCGATCAATACGCCGATCCAGGGGAGTGCCGCCGACATCATCAAGGTGGCCATGATCCGGATCGATGAAACCCTCCGGCGGGAGAAGATGCAGGCAAGAATGATCCTCCAGATCCATGATGAACTGATTCTCGAGGTTCCCGAAAACGAACTGGATCGGGCCGGAACCATGCTACGGGAGGGGATGGAGGGGGTGGTTAACCTGAAGGTGCCGCTGCGGGTCGATCTGGGGGTGGGGAAAAACTGGCGCGACGCACATTGA
- the hslV gene encoding ATP-dependent protease subunit HslV, translated as MRGTTILSVRKDGRVALAGDGQVTVGNTILKQRAKKIRRLYKDRVLVGFAGATADAFTLFEKFEAKLDQYSGNLTRSAVELAKDWRTDRILRKLEAMMIAVDRDHSFILSGNGDVVEPDDGIVAIGSGGAYAQAAARALVRHTELTVSEIVKEGMTIAAGICIYTNEEITVEEL; from the coding sequence GTGAGAGGAACAACGATTTTGTCGGTCCGAAAGGACGGTCGGGTGGCGCTGGCCGGAGACGGACAGGTGACCGTGGGAAACACCATCCTTAAACAGAGGGCGAAAAAGATCCGGCGGCTCTACAAGGACCGGGTTCTCGTCGGCTTTGCCGGGGCCACGGCCGATGCCTTTACCCTTTTTGAAAAGTTTGAGGCCAAGCTCGATCAGTATAGCGGGAACCTGACCCGCTCCGCCGTGGAGCTGGCCAAGGACTGGCGAACGGACCGTATCCTGCGAAAGTTGGAGGCGATGATGATTGCCGTCGACCGGGATCATTCCTTTATCCTCTCCGGCAACGGTGACGTGGTGGAGCCCGATGACGGGATCGTGGCCATCGGTTCCGGCGGTGCTTACGCCCAGGCGGCGGCGAGGGCCCTGGTGCGGCACACCGAACTCACGGTGTCGGAGATCGTGAAGGAGGGGATGACCATCGCCGCGGGCATCTGTATTTATACCAATGAAGAGATTACCGTAGAGGAACTCTGA
- the hslU gene encoding ATP-dependent protease ATPase subunit HslU, protein MSELTPRQIVAELDKYIIGQADAKRAVAIAIRDRWRRLQLPEELREEVLPKNIIMIGPTGVGKTEISRRLATLTKAPFIKVEASKYTEVGYVGRDVESMIRDLTEIAVNMVRSEMAETVREQAVRNTEEKILDLLLPPLQRSGATSDGRIEVTGDMNEEEQQGKTREKLREKLRAGKLDSRMVDIEQSESAGSPMVEIFTGSGMEEFNIKDMLGNFFPKRKKQRRTTIAEARRILEEEEAQRLVDMEKVKEEALRRVENSGMVFIDEIDKVAGREGSGAAGPSVSREGVQRDILPIVEGSTVTTKYGMVRTDHILFISAGAFHVAKPSDLIPELQGRFPIRVELKSLGKEEFIRILTEPKNALIKQYRAMLKTEGFDLTFSDDAIEEIAKVATEVNERSENIGARRLYTIIERLLSDISFDAPDTDPKEAVIDRAYVQQGLKEIVGDEDLSKYIL, encoded by the coding sequence ATGTCGGAATTGACCCCCAGGCAGATTGTTGCCGAGTTGGATAAATATATTATCGGGCAGGCGGATGCGAAGCGGGCCGTGGCGATCGCCATCCGGGACCGGTGGCGAAGGCTCCAGCTTCCCGAAGAGCTGCGGGAGGAGGTCCTCCCCAAGAACATTATCATGATCGGTCCCACCGGTGTCGGAAAGACGGAGATCTCCCGCCGCCTCGCGACACTCACGAAGGCGCCCTTCATCAAGGTGGAGGCCTCGAAATATACCGAGGTCGGCTATGTGGGACGTGACGTCGAATCGATGATCCGGGACCTGACGGAGATCGCCGTCAACATGGTCCGCTCGGAGATGGCCGAGACGGTACGGGAGCAGGCCGTCCGGAACACGGAGGAAAAAATCCTCGATCTCCTGCTTCCCCCCCTGCAGCGCTCCGGCGCCACTTCGGACGGCCGGATCGAGGTGACGGGGGATATGAACGAAGAGGAGCAGCAGGGAAAGACCCGGGAGAAACTGCGGGAGAAATTGCGGGCAGGCAAGCTCGACAGCCGGATGGTCGATATCGAGCAGAGCGAGTCCGCCGGATCCCCGATGGTGGAGATTTTTACCGGTTCCGGAATGGAAGAGTTCAACATCAAGGATATGCTCGGCAATTTTTTCCCTAAGCGGAAGAAGCAGCGCCGGACCACCATTGCCGAGGCCCGCCGGATTCTCGAAGAGGAAGAGGCCCAGCGTCTCGTGGATATGGAAAAGGTGAAAGAGGAGGCCCTCCGGCGGGTTGAGAATTCGGGGATGGTTTTCATCGACGAGATCGACAAGGTGGCCGGCCGCGAGGGGAGCGGTGCCGCCGGTCCTTCGGTTTCACGGGAAGGGGTACAGCGGGATATTCTCCCCATCGTGGAAGGTTCCACGGTAACGACCAAGTACGGGATGGTCCGAACCGATCATATTCTCTTTATCTCCGCCGGGGCCTTCCATGTGGCAAAACCGTCGGACCTGATCCCGGAGTTGCAGGGGCGCTTTCCGATCCGGGTGGAACTGAAGTCCCTCGGCAAAGAGGAATTTATCCGGATCCTGACGGAGCCGAAAAACGCACTCATCAAACAGTACCGGGCAATGCTCAAAACGGAAGGGTTTGATCTGACCTTTTCCGACGATGCCATTGAGGAGATTGCAAAGGTGGCGACGGAGGTCAATGAGCGCTCCGAAAATATCGGTGCACGCAGACTCTATACCATTATCGAACGGCTCCTTTCGGACATCTCTTTTGACGCCCCCGATACCGACCCGAAGGAGGCGGTCATCGACCGAGCCTATGTGCAGCAGGGGCTCAAGGAAATCGTTGGGGACGAGGATCTTTCAAAGTACATCCTGTAG
- the argB gene encoding acetylglutamate kinase: protein MEKLLRTAEVLIEALPYIRNFQGKTIVIKYGGNAMVDEELKRNFALDVILMKSVGINPVIVHGGGPQIGRTMERMGKIPRFVNGQRVTDEETMDIVQMVLGGKVNKEIVSLINNNGGTAVGLTGKDGKMIRAKKLVVTTPSPETGAPEIIDLGKVGEVESIDPSILHVITASGSIPVIAPVGEGEGGDSYNINADLVTGSLAAALAAEKLILLTDVEGIRDASGMLVPTATKKNVEQMKQEKVITSGMLPKVEACFEALAGGVKKTHIIDGRIRHAVLLEVFTKGGVGTEIVAE, encoded by the coding sequence ATGGAAAAACTCCTTCGGACGGCGGAAGTCCTCATTGAGGCGCTTCCCTATATCCGGAATTTTCAAGGGAAGACCATCGTTATCAAATACGGCGGTAACGCCATGGTCGACGAGGAGCTGAAACGGAACTTCGCCCTTGATGTCATCCTCATGAAATCGGTGGGGATCAACCCGGTGATCGTTCATGGAGGCGGCCCCCAGATCGGGCGGACCATGGAACGGATGGGAAAGATCCCCCGCTTCGTCAACGGCCAACGGGTGACCGATGAAGAGACCATGGATATCGTTCAGATGGTCCTCGGCGGCAAGGTCAACAAGGAGATTGTCTCCCTGATCAACAACAACGGCGGCACGGCTGTGGGCCTCACCGGGAAAGACGGGAAGATGATCCGGGCGAAGAAGCTTGTGGTCACCACACCCTCGCCGGAAACGGGAGCGCCCGAAATCATCGATCTCGGCAAGGTCGGCGAGGTAGAATCGATTGATCCGTCGATTCTCCATGTCATCACCGCGTCGGGCAGCATCCCCGTCATTGCCCCGGTGGGCGAAGGAGAAGGTGGCGACTCCTACAACATCAATGCCGATCTTGTTACCGGGAGCCTGGCCGCCGCCCTGGCCGCGGAAAAACTGATTCTCCTGACCGATGTGGAAGGGATTCGGGACGCCTCGGGTATGCTGGTGCCGACGGCGACGAAAAAGAATGTGGAGCAGATGAAGCAGGAGAAGGTGATTACCTCGGGGATGCTGCCCAAGGTGGAGGCCTGTTTTGAGGCCCTTGCCGGAGGCGTGAAGAAGACCCATATTATTGATGGCCGGATCCGGCACGCCGTGCTTTTAGAGGTCTTTACCAAAGGCGGTGTGGGGACGGAGATTGTTGCCGAATGA